CGCACCTCGCGAACTGCCGTCAGGGAACAGCCAGCACCAAGACGCGCGGAGATGTTTCCGGCGGCGGAAAGAAGCCCTGGAGGCAGAAGCACACAGGCCGCGCACGTCAGGGAAGCACGAGGTCGCCGATCTGGGTACACGGCGGAGTTGCACACGGCCCGCATCCCAGAGACTACCACCAGAAGGTCAACAAGAAGGTTCGTGCCCTCGCGTTGAAGTGCGTCCTGTCCGACAAGGTTCGTGAGGATCTCATTGCCGTTGTCAAGGGATTTGACGCGATTGAGAAGCCGTCGACTAAGGCGGTCAAGAACCTCATCACCGCTCTGGGCTTCGGCAAGACGCTGGTCATCTACAGCGGCAACGCCTTCAACGTCAGCAAGTCGGTGAGCAACCTTCCTAATGCCAAGTGCATAAACG
This genomic stretch from Synergistaceae bacterium harbors:
- the rplD gene encoding 50S ribosomal protein L4, translated to MPFVKVYEFDGTRAGEMEVPAEIFDVPVNMPVIHQVVVAHLANCRQGTASTKTRGDVSGGGKKPWRQKHTGRARQGSTRSPIWVHGGVAHGPHPRDYHQKVNKKVRALALKCVLSDKVREDLIAVVKGFDAIEKPSTKAVKNLITALGFGKTLVIYSGNAFNVSKSVSNLPNAKCINVASINVYDILNAQNLIVTPEVVARIGEVYSR